Sequence from the Priestia megaterium genome:
ACTAGTCAACTCTTGAAATAGATTGTCTGTAATAGATAGTTTAAGAAAGCGGAAATATACACCGGGATCCATTTTTTTAAGTCTTTCAATTACCTGTTGTATGTTTGTAGGTTCCAGACTCTCTAGTTTGCCTAATTCGAAAATTTTATCTACCGGTATTTGTTTTTTACTTTCTTCGTTGTAACATCTCTTAATCTTTTGAAGGGTGCTATCTGAATAAAAAGGAAGAGACAATAGTATCAGTCCCGCAATAAGAAACTCATAGCGGGCAGCAAATTTAACAGCGATTTGTCCTCCAAATCCCACGCCAACTAAGTAACATTTCTTTATATGTAACGTATGTAATAAGTGGAAAAGATCTTCAATGTGAGCCTCAAACGATATCTCCCCTGTAGCGGAGGCGCTATTTCCTGTCTCTCTCAAATCGTATTGAATAACACAATAATGTTGGGTTAATTCTGCAGTAATAGAATCAAAAAGCGTATGATCAGTGATAACAGAATGAACCATCACAATGGTTTCTGTCTTGTCAGTGAATACGGGCGAATGAACTTCATAGTGAATTTTTTCTGTCGCCGTATGCAGAAAAGGCATAAAAACAATCCTCCTAGTGTCTAACTGTAGCGTTTGTGTAACGGTAAAATTATTATGATAAGAATAGACAAAAAATTCAAAAAAATGGGTGCTTTTTAGTAATTAAAAAATGTCTAATGTTCTAGTAATATCCATTATACTGTAAAACCATAGTGAGAAATAAGGGAGAATGCCCAAAAACAGCAAAAAGAAAACGTTATCAATTTCGAAAAAAGAAGAAAGGAGGAGAATTATGAATTTTAAAGACGAAAATACGTTAGACTTAGAATGGGTTATGCTCATAATGGAAGCAAAACAAACAGGTATAAGCATCGAGGAAGTTAGACAATTTTTACAAAGTATTAGCTCAAATTCTTAGCCAATACACTAGTAAGGAAATAAAGAATTCTCTAGGCATAGATAACCTTTATAGCGAGTCTCAAGCTATGTCCACTAGATGTATAATCATCCCTTTACAGTAAGAACGTTTATTTATAATACACGGTAAAGTGAAATTATGGTATTATTATCGATAAGTAAGAATTAGTAAGGGTGATTAAAATGACAATTGGCCAACGTATTCGAGATCTCAGAACGAAACAGGGAATATCGCTAACAGAACTTGCAAACCGAGCGGGTGTTGCTAAATCGTACATATCTTCAGTAGAAAGAGGAATTCAGCTCAACCCATCTATTCAATTTCTAAACAAAATTTCTACCTCATTGAACGTGAGTATTGATAGATTGATTCATGAGCCTATGGATAAATCTGAATCGTTGGATATTGATGATGAGTGGCTTGAGTTAGCAAAAGAAGCAGCGGAGTCAGGAATAAGCAAAGAGCAGTTTAAACAATTTCTTGAATTTCAAAAATGGCAGCGGGCAAAGCAAGATTAACTTCGCGGAATATACATAAAAGAGAACTTACATAGAACAACTGCTAAAAAATCATGATTGCAAAAAAGAGATTCCATTTATCTATGGAATCTCTTTTTTTTAGGCTTAAGAAGAAATAAAATGGGACGAGAATTCTTTTTCTCGCTGAAACTGAATACGTTCAAGAGTTATTAATTTAGGCTTTCTTTTCTGTTCAAACTGTCTCAATGTTTCTGAAATCTCTTTGTTTTGATAAAAAACTTGATGCAGTAAGTCAGACAGTAAGTCAGCATCTTTTAATGACTCGTTTAATCCAAAAGCGCCAGTGGGAGTCATCGTATGAGCAGCATCCCCTAATAATAACAGGTGATGCTTTGACCATACTTCGCTTATGCTGCTTTGCACAGAAAGAAGCGTAAAGTCTGACCACGACTTAATAAACCTTTCTATTGAAAGGTTTAAGCTAGGGAAAGCGTCTATTAAACGCTGAATAAACGGTCTAAACGATTGTTTTCGAAGAGCAGGATAGCTGCCTTTTTCAATATTCCATCCGATTTGAACAAAGCCTTTTGCTTGAGAAAAAAGCGCCACCTGCTGCTGCTTCACAAGTGCAAATTTAATAGAAGGCTCCCAATTGGCAGGTGCAGGAATTTTCGCCCAAAGCAAATCGTATCCATGATTGTGGATATTGTTTTTTATGTGCGCAAGTTTGCGAACAGTTGAATATCGACCATCTGCTCCAATAATGATTTTACTTTCAACTATTATTTCACCCCGGCCTTTTTGCTGAGCTTTTATTCCAGTATATTGGCCTTTTTCATTCTGCATTAGTTCCGTTATTTTTGTGCCCAGCATAAGCTTGTAGGAGGGATGGATGCTTGCCTGGGTATTTATA
This genomic interval carries:
- a CDS encoding anti-repressor SinI family protein, whose product is MNFKDENTLDLEWVMLIMEAKQTGISIEEVRQFLQSISSNS
- a CDS encoding FAD-dependent monooxygenase, which gives rise to MNYQTDVCIIGAGPGGALLAYLLAKQNISTILIERSDKLGKEFRGEHLNEDGEMILKKHHIFEEIESLGLLRMSRVEYWKDGHIFKTIESELGHAGIHVPQQHLLQSINTQASIHPSYKLMLGTKITELMQNEKGQYTGIKAQQKGRGEIIVESKIIIGADGRYSTVRKLAHIKNNIHNHGYDLLWAKIPAPANWEPSIKFALVKQQQVALFSQAKGFVQIGWNIEKGSYPALRKQSFRPFIQRLIDAFPSLNLSIERFIKSWSDFTLLSVQSSISEVWSKHHLLLLGDAAHTMTPTGAFGLNESLKDADLLSDLLHQVFYQNKEISETLRQFEQKRKPKLITLERIQFQREKEFSSHFISS
- a CDS encoding helix-turn-helix domain-containing protein; this translates as MTIGQRIRDLRTKQGISLTELANRAGVAKSYISSVERGIQLNPSIQFLNKISTSLNVSIDRLIHEPMDKSESLDIDDEWLELAKEAAESGISKEQFKQFLEFQKWQRAKQD